A genomic stretch from Lepisosteus oculatus isolate fLepOcu1 chromosome 7, fLepOcu1.hap2, whole genome shotgun sequence includes:
- the ppp1r12c gene encoding protein phosphatase 1 regulatory subunit 12C: MADAAKAKRREQLKRWAGSSTDREPIVPRRRRRGGSGEAGDPQAAGPGAPVDGPAGKESGKAAAGERETPGETRRAGNGAKKRTVRFERGAEFVAACASGDVEEAEDMLREETSRIKGTGGDGGGSRQGALVNSANADGITALHQACIDDSMDMVAFLLARGADANQADNEGWTPLHVAASCGHLEIADYLLQHGASLSAVNCDGDVPLDIAEDEATETLLREHTQRQGIDLEAVKRQEEEQMLRDAQHWLTEGLPTDLRHPKTGATPLHVAAAKGYLEVMRVLLQCGLRVSAVDNDGWTPLHAASHWGQREACRLLAERLCDMEARSNSGQTPFDVADESVETLLEELSQKQADWRTQHQQEVSEKLQNSAESGAEVPNTAARQEQEVVSVPDEQPGQDECPGPVQGEGGSGGPGAEGGGEREQPSVQSGKRECSFHSQSHRLPQSQQGRGAAGQGGQGAREPDGVGAAHPPAQGDAPGEPRERRQGDRRKFQAPVRDEESESQRKARSRLMRQSRRSTQGVTLIDLKEAEKTVSKATQEPQRSVQSVSPVITVTTAERDVDPSEGSPQDEEGQREKAARLVAKDRRKARRERRSTGIITRTLAENDDSDGLEDSLSDGSTAPSESAVTNDHNRPSSPDYKMLYKTVLEENERLKEKLQEAELLLIQNKVELERQRQSHERNAGRPALLELERFERRALEKRALELEDELKVLSDLRADNQRLKDENAALIRVISRLSK, from the exons ATGGCAGACGCGGCCAAAGCCAAGCGGCGGGAGCAGCTGAAGCGCTGGGCCGGGTCGAGCACGGATCGGGAGCCGATCGTGCCGCGGCGGAGGCGGCGCGGGGGCTCAGGCGAGGCCGGGGATCCGCAGGCCGCCGGGCCCGGGGCTCCCGTGGACGGGCCGGCGGGGAAAGAGAGCGGAAAGGCGGCGGCCGGGGAGAGAGAGACCCCGGGGGAGACCCGCAGAGCCGGCAACGGCGCCAAGAAACGGAC CGTGCGGTTTGAGAGAGGGGCAGAGTTCGTCGCCGCCTGTGCCTCTGGAGATGTGGAGGAGGCGGAGGACATGCTGAGGGAGGAGACGAGCAGAATTAAAGGGACTGGTGGCGACGGTGGAGGATCGAGACAAGGAGCCCTGGTCAACAGTGCCAATGCAGACGGCATCACAGCTCTCCACCAG GCCTGCATCGACGACAGCATGGACATGGTGGCCTTCCTGCTGGCGCGCGGGGCCGACGCCAACCAGGCGGACAACGAGGGCTGGACGCCGCTGCACGTCGCCGCCTCCTGTGGCCACCTGGAGATCGCGGA CTACCTCCTCCAGCACGGCGCCTCTCTTTCGGCCGTGAACTGCGACGGCGACGTCCCCCTCGACATCGCCGAGGATGAGGCGACGGAGACGCTGCTGAGGGAGCACACGCAGCGACAGG GTATTGATCTGGAGGCAGTGAAGAGGCAAGAAGAGGAGCAGATGTTAAGAGACGCTCAGCACTGGTTGACTGAGGGCTTACCGACTGATCTCCGACACCCCAAAACTGGGGCCACTCCACTGCATGTAGCTGCTGCCAAGGGTTACCTGGAGGTCATGAG ggtGCTGCTTCAGTGTGGTCTCCGTGTGTCAGCAGTAGACAATGATGGCTGGACTCCTCTCCACGCTGCCTCTCACTGGGGCCAGAGGGAGGCCTGCAGACTGCTGGCAGAGAGGCTGTGCGACATGGAGGCCAGGAGCAACTCG GGCCAGACCCCCTTCGACGTCGCGGACGAGAGTGTGGAGACCCTGCTCGAGGAGCTGTCTCAGAAGCAGGCCGAT TGGAGGACGCAGCACCAACAGGAAGTGAGCGAGAAGCTCCAGAACTCCGCCGAGTCCGGCGCCGAGGTGCCCAACACCGCCGCCCGCCAAGAACAGGAG GTCGTCAGTGTGCCGGATGAGCAGCCGGGACAAGATGAGTGTCCAGGACCAGTCCAAGGAGAGGGGGGCTCCGGGGGGCCTGGAgctgagggaggaggagagagagagcagccCAG tgtccagtccGGAAAGCGAGAGTGTAGCTTCCACAGTCAGTCCCACAGACTCCCTCAATCACAGCAAG GCCGAGGAGCAGCGGGACAGGGAGGACAGGGAGCGCGAGAGCCGGACGGCGTGGGTGCAGCCCACCCCCCAGCTCAGGGAGACGCCCCCGGAGAGCCCCGGGAACGACGCCAAGGGGACCGCCGCAA GTTCCAGGCTCCGGTGAGGGATGAGGAGTCAGAGTCTCAGAGGAAAGCTCGCTCGCGGCTCATGAGACAGTCTCGGCGCTCCACGCAG GGAGTCACGCTGATTGACCTCAAGGAAGCGGAGAAGACTGTCAGCAAAGCAACACAG GAGCCTCAGCGCAGCGTCCAGAGCGTCAGTCCAGTCATCACGGTCACTACCGCAGagagag ATGTGGACCCATCCGAGGGCTCCCCCCAGGACGAGGAGGGCCAGAGGGAGAAGGCAGCCCGGCTGGTGGCGAAGGACAGGAGGAAAGCGAGGAGGGAGAGGCGGTCCACCGGCATCATAACCAGGACACTGGCCgag AACGACGACAGCGACGGTCTGGAGGACAGCCTGTCTGACGGCTCCACGGCGCCCAG TGAGTCTGCAGTCACCAATGACCACAATCGGCCTTCCTCCCCCGACTACAAGATG ttgtACAAGACAGTATTAGAGGAGAACGAGAGACTGAAAGAGAAGCTACAGGAGGCTGAACTCCTGCTGATTCAGAACAAAGTGGAGCTGGAGAGACAACGACAG AGCCACGAGCGCAATGCCGGGAGACCCGCGCTGCTGGAGCTGGAGAGATTC GAGCGCAGAGCTCTGGAGAAGCGCGCACTGGAGCTGGAGGACGAGCTGAAG gtcctGTCCGACCTCAGGGCCGATAACCAGCGTCTGAAGGACGAGAACGCCGCGCTCATCCGCGTCATCAGCCGGCTGTCCAAAtag